In Populus alba chromosome 1, ASM523922v2, whole genome shotgun sequence, a single window of DNA contains:
- the LOC118027474 gene encoding probable disease resistance protein At4g27220, translating into MNALKAADVKIVGVYGMGGEGKTTLVKEVSKQAIEDKLFDKMVIASVTRNPDTMKIQGRIADQLGLTFNEERHEQNECKTLLTPREFDVLSSEMGVDKNFSASVLKEDEAWELFKKTAGGDAESPDMRDHRFICAQMRIIFSTVLT; encoded by the exons ATGAATGCCTTAAAAGCTGCTGATGTGAAAATAGTTGGGGTGTATGGAATGGGTGGTGAGGGCAAGACCACACTGGTGAAAGAGGTCTCCAAACAAGCCATAGAGGATAAATTATTTGACAAGATGGTTATTGCCAGTGTAACTCGAAACCCAGACACCATGAAAATTCAAGGGCGAATTGCAGACCAGCTTGGCCTAACATTCAACGAGGAAA GACATGAACAAAATGAATGCAAAACGCTGCTGACACCGAGAGAATTTGATGTTTTATCAAGTGAAATGGGAGTTGATAAAAACTTCTCAGCTAGTGTTTTGAAGGAAGATGAAGCTTGGGAGTTGTTCAAGAAAACAGCAGGTGGTGATGCTGAAAGTCCAGATATGCGTGATCACCGTTTCATCTGTGCTCaaatgagaattattttttcaactgtACTAACTTAG